In the Topomyia yanbarensis strain Yona2022 chromosome 3, ASM3024719v1, whole genome shotgun sequence genome, one interval contains:
- the LOC131691862 gene encoding large ribosomal subunit protein eL20, giving the protein MKAKGLLKEYQVIGRKLPSEKDPNPPLFKMHIFAPDQIVAKSRFWYFLRQLRKFKKATGEIVSVKRIMEKTPLRVKNFGIWLRYDSRSGTHNMYREYRDLTVGGAVTQCYSDMASRHRARAHSIQIIKVEVVEASKTRRAHIKQFHDSKIRFPLVQRYHHKRYRKLFSFRRPDTYYM; this is encoded by the exons ATGAAAGCTAAGGGATTG CTGAAGGAATACCAAGTGATTGGGCGCAAGCTGCCCTCGGAGAAGGATCCGAATCCGCCGCTGTTCAAGATGCATATTTTTGCGCCAGATCAGATTGTGGCTAAATCGCGTTTCTGGTACTTCCTACGGCAGCTGCGTAAGTTCAAGAAGGCAACCGGTGAAATCGTTTCGGTGAAACGCATAATGGAGAAAACTCCGCTTCGGGTGAAAAACTTCGGAATCTGGCTACGTTACGATTCTCGTTCGGGTACGCACAACATGTACCGCGAGTACCGTGATCTGACCGTTGGCGGTGCTGTAACACAATGTTACAGCGATATGGCTTCACGTCACCGTGCCCGTGCGCACTCCATCCAG ATCATTAAGGTGGAGGTCGTTGAGGCTTCCAAGACCCGTCGTGCTCACATAAAACAGTTCCACGATTCGAAGATTCGTTTCCCGCTGGTACAACGGTACCATCACAAGCGCTACAGGAAACTGTTCTCGTTCCGTCGACCAGACACCTACTACATGTAA